From Etheostoma cragini isolate CJK2018 chromosome 1, CSU_Ecrag_1.0, whole genome shotgun sequence, a single genomic window includes:
- the xkr5b gene encoding XK-related protein 5b: protein MRDYSATPSHGGACMPCCQVCVFAFTAFLVVAERTALIYCFVYYLWVGHNYCYAHLAGFTALFLLPGWGPQWLSYLWYLSDGRIRRKSLTWTHILHLGLFKRLWECICLPDEDVYGEIMQQADASALRLFEALVVTLPQTLLQTYVLICTDIGIKSPASVCFVVCLLSLAWALVLYARACSLIRPGHLQMTPAAILCRLLWRVSMLGSRFAILMLFTRIFKQWILGVIGVHWLGATFWMVSQQTDIIRSTSRWRLFNLVLGAIHIFLFLNVKYGQSRYRMAGFYLVIFLENAFLLLASSWLFSIVSWDTVGIPAAVFCSFLIGVIALVLYYRFLHPKSFEIFQSIRHRGIGGACTERGSTLSLEEKVTPTCHRHATLSGGGTLMDLPIQWEGWKHHHWLLIRLAMKTGDVTRIWSSYGEGGLAGLMGLSEEVHSPDEPHVPRVPLVQPQIPQISQPAPPQVTQAPQVREVAKPPKPAPSSVIARPVRKAPPTTIQDMKRFPEIIPIQEVIFEETAEEDSSAPPSEKGDDEFQSAAYGSPTPSSPWQPGSLGHIDSNAASLTEASSSVGSLDIKTPGWSPERRSPLLISSPEKKPSLPGESSTTLYFSADAQSPSSGSYLGWGSELSPISTYRSPYRIREARFITSTPRLENRAESPSPVIVIPATPGTTPGPTPGGTPGASTPTASTPGASTPVASTPGASTTVASTPGASTPVASTPGASTPGATTPSTPIIPLTPVISHARKQIVQFVGSRERMV from the exons ATGAGAGACTACTCAGCGACTCCGAGCCACGGAGGCGCCTGCATGCCGTGCTGCCAAGTTTGCGTCTTCGCCTTTACCGCATTTCTCGTCGTTGCAGAGAGGACGGCGC tgATCTATTGCTTTGTGTACTATCTGTGGGTGGGTCATAACTACTGCTATGCCCATCTTGCTGGCTTCACTGCACTGTTCCTGCTGCCAG GTTGGGGGCCTCAGTGGCTCAGTTATCTGTGGTACCTGTCAGATGGACGCATCCGCAGGAAGTCTCTCACCTGGACACACATACTGCACCTGGGTCTCTTTAAAAG ACTGTGGGAGTGCATTTGTCTTCCAGACGAGGATGTGTATGGTGAGATCATGCAACAGGCTGATGCATCTGCTTTACGTCTGTTTGAGGCCTTGGTGGTCACGCTCCCTCAGACGCTGCTGCAGACCTATGTGCTCATCTGCACTGATATAGGAATCAAATCTCCAG CCTCGGTGTGttttgtggtgtgtttgttATCTCTGGCCTGGGCCTTGGTCCTCTACGCTAGAGCCTGTTCACTCATCAGACCAGGACACCTACAAATGACCCCCGCTGCCATTCTCTGTCGACTTCTGTGGAGG GTCAGTATGTTGGGATCTCGATTTGCCATTCTCATGCTCTTCACACGTATCTTCAAACAATGGATCTTGGGAGTCATTG gTGTGCACTGGCTGGGTGCAACTTTCTGGATGGTGTCTCAGCAGACCGACATTATACGTTCAACTAGTCGATGGAGACTCTTCAACCTTGTTCTGGGAGCTATTCATATCTTCCTTTTCCTCAATGTGAAGTATGGTCAATCCAGATACCGCATGGCCGGGTTCTAcctg GTCATATTCTTAGAGAacgcttttcttcttctggccTCTTCATGGTTGTTTAGCATAGTATCCTGGGATACTGTGGGAATCCCGGCAGCAGTTTTCTGTAGCTTCCTCATTG GAGTGATAGCGTTGGTGCTCTACTATCGTTTCCTCCATCCTAAGTCCTTCGAGATTTTCCAGAGTATTCGCCATAGGGGGATAGGTGGAGCCTGCACGGAACGTGGCTCTACACTGTCATTGGAGGAGAAAGTTACACCGACTTGCCATCGCCATGCAACACTGTCCG GAGGTGGGACCCTAATGGATCTTCCTATCCAATGGGAGGGCTGGAAACATCACCACTGGCTGCTGATTCGCTTGGCCATGAAGACAGGAGATGTAACTAGGATCTGGTCGTCGTATGGCGAGGGGGGGCTAGCCGGACTGATGGGTCTGTCTGAAGAAGTTCACTCCCCTGATGAGCCTCATGTCCCTCGG GTTCCACTTGTTCAGCCTCAGATTCCTCAGATTTCTCAACCAGCTCCACCACAGGTGACCCAGGCTCCACAG GTGAGAGAGGTAGCCAAGCCACCAAAGCCAGCTCCCTCCAGTGTAATAGCCCGACCAGTGAGAAAAGCTCCACCCACAACAATCCAGGATATGAAAAGGTTTCCAGAGATCATCCCGATCCAGGAGGTAATTTTTGAAGAGACTGCAGAAGAAGACTCCAGCGCTCCACCATCAGAAAAAG GTGATGATGAGTTTCAGAGTGCTGCTTACGGCTCACCAACACCTTCATCTCCGTGGCAACcaggcagccttggccacattGATAGCAACGCTGCGTCCCTGACCGAAGCCTCGTCCTCCGTAGGTTCCCTGGACATTAAGACTCCCGGTTGGTCACCTGAGCGACGCTCCCCTCTCCTGATTAGTTCCCCAGAGAAAAAACCCTCGCTCCCTGGAGAGTCCAGCACCACACTGTACTTCAGCGCGGATGCACAGTCCCCCTCTAGTGGGAGCTATCTTGGCTGGGGTTCCGAGTTATCGCCCATCTCTACCTACAGAAGTCCCTaccggatcagggaggctcgtTTTATCACATCCACCCCACGCCTGGAAAATCGAGCTGAAAGTCCGTCCCCCGTTATTGTCATCCCTGCTACTCCTGGTACAACACCAGGCCCCACTCCAGGTGGAACCCCTGGTGCATCAACCCCTACTGCATCAACACCTGGAGCTTCAACACCTGTTGCTTCAACTCCTGGAGCTTCAACAACTGTTGCTTCAACTCCTGGAGCCTCAACACCTGTTGCTTCAACGCCTGGTGCTTCAACTCCTGGTGCTACCACACCCTCTACTCCAATCATTCCACTCACGCCAGTCATCTCCCACGCTCGCAAACAGATAGTTCAGTTTGTGGGCAGTAGAGAGAGAATGGTGTAA